One window from the genome of uncultured Umboniibacter sp. encodes:
- a CDS encoding DEAD/DEAH box helicase has translation MSESNITFDELGLSEQLLKEIKSLGYEKPSPIQERAIPVLLDGRDILGQAQTGTGKTAAFALPLIDNLDLKAGHVQVLVLTPTRELAIQVAEAFQRYAASIRGFRVLPIYGGQPMNIQMRGIQRGAQVVVGTPGRVIDHLNRGSLKLNKLHALVLDEADEMLNMGFLEDVEKVMEFLPDERQIALFSATMPKAIESVAKKYLRNPEHIEIAGAKRENKNIKQYSWVMKNDRKRDALTRLLESEEYDAAIIFVRTRVAADELTMILNARGYRCSALQGDMAQKQREQAVNSLKKGQLDIIIATDVAARGLDVERISLVINYDIPYDVEAYVHRIGRTGRAGREGTTVLFSTPRERRMQQAIERHLQIQMLRYQLPSGEDIASRRVQQLVDDLTKEFEKNELSDYEAIGSQLLSHFELSPEKLLAALLRSQAEQRPLLAPPKIDFNAGSDSSYSDRGGRDRGPRDRGPRDRGGRGDRGGRSEVALEAGFKRYRLDVGHNHQVKPGNIVGAIANEGNINAKSIGRVQINEGYTLVDLPDDLPKELERHLQNTRVCGRPIKLREWTDKPGEGRGGKPGGRARPGGKPKGRANSSRPSSPRRSS, from the coding sequence ATGTCTGAATCGAATATAACATTCGACGAGCTCGGCTTATCTGAGCAACTATTGAAAGAAATCAAATCGCTTGGCTACGAAAAGCCGTCGCCTATTCAAGAGCGCGCTATTCCAGTACTACTGGACGGACGTGATATTTTGGGTCAAGCGCAAACAGGTACCGGTAAAACCGCTGCCTTTGCATTACCTTTAATTGATAATCTTGACCTGAAAGCAGGCCATGTTCAGGTGTTAGTGCTAACACCAACCCGTGAGCTTGCTATCCAAGTTGCAGAAGCCTTCCAGCGTTATGCTGCGTCGATCCGAGGCTTCCGTGTACTACCTATTTACGGCGGTCAGCCAATGAACATTCAGATGCGCGGTATTCAGCGTGGTGCTCAGGTTGTCGTGGGTACGCCAGGTCGAGTCATCGATCACTTGAATCGTGGTAGCCTGAAGTTAAATAAGTTACATGCTTTAGTACTCGATGAAGCAGATGAGATGCTCAATATGGGCTTTCTAGAAGACGTTGAAAAGGTGATGGAATTTTTGCCTGATGAACGTCAGATTGCGCTGTTCTCAGCAACCATGCCAAAGGCCATTGAGTCGGTAGCTAAGAAGTACTTACGTAACCCAGAGCATATCGAAATTGCCGGTGCCAAGCGTGAGAACAAAAATATCAAGCAGTATTCGTGGGTCATGAAGAATGATCGTAAGCGTGATGCACTGACTCGTCTACTTGAGTCTGAAGAATACGATGCGGCAATCATTTTCGTTCGCACCCGTGTTGCTGCAGATGAATTAACCATGATCTTGAACGCTCGTGGCTACCGTTGTTCGGCACTTCAAGGTGACATGGCGCAGAAACAGCGTGAGCAAGCGGTTAATTCCCTTAAGAAAGGTCAGTTGGACATCATTATCGCAACGGATGTTGCCGCGCGTGGCCTTGACGTTGAGCGTATATCACTCGTTATCAACTATGACATTCCGTATGACGTAGAAGCCTATGTTCACCGCATCGGCCGAACTGGTCGTGCTGGACGTGAAGGGACTACCGTGTTGTTCTCTACGCCGCGTGAGCGTCGTATGCAGCAGGCGATTGAACGTCATCTCCAGATTCAAATGCTTCGCTACCAGTTACCAAGCGGCGAAGATATCGCGTCACGCCGTGTACAGCAGCTAGTTGATGACCTTACTAAGGAATTTGAGAAGAACGAGCTCTCTGACTATGAAGCAATTGGTTCGCAACTCTTGTCGCACTTTGAGCTGTCTCCTGAGAAGTTGTTAGCGGCGCTATTGCGTTCGCAGGCGGAGCAGCGTCCATTGCTAGCGCCACCAAAAATTGATTTCAATGCGGGTAGTGATTCAAGCTACTCGGATCGTGGCGGTCGTGATCGCGGTCCTCGTGATCGCGGTCCTCGTGATCGCGGTGGTCGCGGTGATCGGGGTGGTCGTTCTGAGGTCGCATTGGAAGCAGGATTTAAGCGCTATCGCCTAGACGTTGGTCATAACCACCAGGTTAAGCCAGGTAACATTGTTGGCGCTATCGCTAACGAGGGTAACATCAACGCGAAATCTATCGGTAGAGTTCAAATCAATGAAGGTTACACTTTAGTTGACCTTCCTGACGATCTTCCAAAGGAACTTGAGCGTCATCTACAGAACACCCGTGTTTGTGGTCGTCCAATTAAGCTTCGCGAGTGGACGGATAAGCCGGGAGAAGGTCGCGGTGGAAAGCCAGGTGGCCGAGCTCGTCCAGGCGGTAAGCCAAAGGGTCGAGCGAATAGCTCGCGTCCAAGCTCTCCACGTCGTTCGTCTTGA